One genomic window of Halovivax cerinus includes the following:
- a CDS encoding DUF7344 domain-containing protein, producing the protein MGSAIRDTHARAGAQPSPDDHLTEGELFELLANKRRRHILHALVREDEPLEIGTLSQEIAAWEDGLDYEEVSSSDRKRVYTALQQSHLPKLDKSGVVSFDRERGTVTPTPALEDVEIYMDVVHGRDHPWSDYYLGLAVFSGLVITASALSVFPFSVLPPYGGSVFAVVSFGVFALAHRFYSRRSRLGIDEDPIDIGYEGDRP; encoded by the coding sequence ATGGGAAGCGCAATTCGTGACACACACGCCAGGGCAGGGGCACAACCGTCGCCAGACGATCACCTGACCGAGGGTGAACTGTTCGAACTGCTGGCAAACAAGCGACGGCGTCACATCCTCCACGCGCTCGTCCGCGAGGACGAACCACTCGAGATCGGCACGCTTTCACAGGAGATCGCGGCGTGGGAGGACGGCCTCGACTACGAGGAGGTGTCGAGTTCCGATAGAAAACGTGTTTACACGGCGCTACAGCAATCACATTTGCCGAAACTCGATAAATCGGGCGTCGTCTCGTTCGATCGTGAGCGGGGGACGGTCACGCCGACGCCCGCGCTCGAAGACGTCGAGATTTACATGGATGTCGTCCACGGACGGGACCACCCCTGGAGCGATTACTACCTCGGCCTGGCCGTGTTCTCCGGACTCGTCATCACCGCCTCGGCCCTCTCGGTGTTCCCGTTTTCGGTGCTTCCACCGTACGGGGGCTCCGTCTTCGCCGTCGTGTCGTTCGGCGTGTTCGCGCTCGCACACCGGTTCTACTCGCGACGGTCCCGGCTCGGGATCGACGAGGACCCGATCGACATCGGATACGAGGGTGATCGACCGTGA
- a CDS encoding S26 family signal peptidase, translating into MVGARLQRVLLLVVGIVVCTLLLGQLLGQPILLGFVETGSMQPSLEPGDGFVAIPAVVADDPEPGDVVVFDARTIQGGGLTTHRIVDETDAGYVTHGDANPFTDQDGGEPPVQDSQIVATVWQVDGEIVSIPSLGTASTSLTRLFDVAGETVSGAVGARSAIGSTGAAVVVFVLSTLWYGIELVRERGEPRETSRFDGGERERLDPRYICVGFTLLVLVAAAAAMFVPAGATHYDIVSAEFDSEDETVIRQGTTQETGYAVANGGFVPIVSYVDSGEYVRTPAERTTVGPRSESEIPIAITAPDETGFYPTSVTEYRYLQVVPPSAIDALYDVHPNLPHLVILGLLGGATYGLGRVALGRTDTRPRRRRSTRTERSRRGVDRR; encoded by the coding sequence ATGGTCGGTGCGAGATTGCAGCGAGTCCTCCTGCTCGTCGTCGGCATCGTCGTCTGTACCCTGCTACTCGGACAGCTACTCGGCCAGCCGATTCTCCTCGGGTTCGTCGAGACCGGGAGCATGCAGCCGAGTCTCGAACCGGGCGACGGATTCGTCGCGATCCCGGCCGTCGTCGCCGACGACCCGGAACCGGGCGACGTCGTCGTCTTCGACGCTCGCACGATCCAGGGTGGCGGCCTGACGACGCATCGAATCGTCGACGAAACCGACGCCGGATACGTGACCCACGGGGACGCGAATCCGTTTACCGATCAGGACGGCGGTGAGCCGCCGGTACAGGACTCCCAGATCGTCGCGACGGTCTGGCAGGTCGACGGTGAAATCGTGTCGATTCCGTCCCTCGGCACGGCCAGTACGTCCCTCACCCGACTGTTCGACGTCGCGGGCGAGACCGTTTCGGGTGCGGTCGGTGCTCGCTCCGCCATCGGATCGACGGGAGCGGCAGTGGTGGTTTTCGTCCTCTCGACGCTGTGGTACGGTATCGAACTGGTTCGCGAACGAGGGGAACCGAGGGAGACGTCTCGGTTCGACGGGGGCGAACGCGAGCGACTCGATCCACGCTACATCTGTGTGGGATTCACGCTGCTCGTCCTCGTCGCCGCCGCCGCGGCCATGTTCGTCCCGGCCGGAGCCACACACTACGACATCGTGAGTGCCGAGTTCGACTCCGAGGACGAGACGGTGATCAGACAGGGGACGACACAGGAGACGGGCTACGCGGTAGCGAATGGGGGTTTCGTCCCGATCGTCTCGTACGTCGACAGCGGCGAGTACGTCCGGACACCGGCCGAACGGACGACAGTCGGACCGCGATCGGAGTCCGAGATACCGATCGCGATCACCGCACCCGACGAGACGGGGTTCTATCCGACCTCGGTGACCGAGTACCGATACCTCCAGGTCGTTCCTCCGTCGGCGATCGACGCTCTCTACGACGTCCATCCAAACCTCCCACACCTGGTCATCCTCGGCCTTCTCGGGGGCGCCACGTACGGTCTCGGCAGGGTGGCACTCGGTCGGACGGACACTCGACCGAGACGACGGCGCTCGACCAGAACCGAGCGATCGCGACGAGGAGTGGACCGACGGTGA
- a CDS encoding aconitate hydratase gives MGQTLTEKILDDHLVEGDLQTGEEIGIEIDQVLTQDTTGTMVWLQFEAMGLDEVQTEIAAQYCDHQTYQFDFKNTDDHRFLRSAAGTYGAHFSRPGNGICHNVHRENFAAPGKTLLGSDSHTPTPGGLGELAIGAGGIDVTVAMGGAPYYIEMPEVVNVRLEGELPDWATAKDVILELLRRLTVKGGVGKILEYTGPGVETLTAPERMTITNMGTELGATSSIFPTDEQTEDYLERVGRGGEYVPLQPDDDAEYDDEIVVDLSDLEPLIAEPSMPDKVVPVSEVAGTDVDQVIVGSCTNGAYEDVLPAAKMLEGREVNKKTEMIVAPGSKQASELLARQGWVAEMMAAGVNFSEATCGACIGIGHVPASDSVSVRTFNRNFEGRSGIEDDNVYLCSPEVAAAAALKGEIVDPRDLSDELGDLEAPGFELAEEYDASKADLITPDEAVDDELVKGPNIGEVPLRDGIDEDIAGEVLLKMDDNITTDHIIPATQDILMYRSNIDKLSEFTLSRVDETFADRAAEADGGVLLAGENYGQGSSREHAAMCPMHLGVEAVLAQSFARIHRANLFNFGIVPLVIDEDAYDGIDQGDEVEIVEDVESGVSEGRSEFTVTVNGDEEYTATLDASQRERDILAAGGKLSWTKAQAEEGGAATADD, from the coding sequence ATGGGACAAACGCTCACCGAAAAGATTCTCGATGACCACCTCGTCGAGGGCGACCTCCAGACGGGCGAGGAGATCGGTATCGAGATCGATCAGGTACTCACACAGGACACCACGGGAACGATGGTCTGGCTACAGTTCGAGGCGATGGGGCTGGACGAGGTCCAGACCGAGATCGCCGCCCAGTACTGCGACCACCAGACCTACCAGTTCGACTTCAAGAACACCGACGACCACCGCTTCCTGCGCTCCGCTGCCGGCACCTACGGCGCCCACTTCTCTCGCCCCGGCAACGGTATCTGTCACAACGTCCACCGGGAGAACTTCGCCGCCCCCGGCAAGACGCTGCTCGGTTCCGACTCCCACACCCCCACGCCGGGCGGCCTCGGCGAACTCGCCATCGGCGCCGGCGGGATCGACGTCACCGTCGCGATGGGCGGTGCGCCGTACTACATCGAGATGCCCGAAGTCGTCAACGTTCGCCTCGAAGGCGAACTGCCCGACTGGGCGACCGCGAAGGACGTCATCCTCGAACTCCTGCGACGCCTCACCGTGAAGGGCGGCGTCGGCAAGATTCTGGAGTACACGGGCCCGGGCGTCGAGACGCTCACCGCCCCCGAGCGGATGACGATCACGAACATGGGCACCGAACTCGGTGCGACCTCCTCTATCTTCCCGACGGACGAACAGACCGAGGACTACTTAGAACGCGTCGGCCGCGGCGGCGAGTACGTCCCGCTCCAGCCCGACGACGACGCCGAGTACGACGACGAGATCGTCGTCGACCTCTCGGACCTCGAACCGCTGATCGCAGAGCCGTCGATGCCGGACAAGGTCGTCCCCGTCAGCGAAGTCGCCGGCACCGACGTCGACCAGGTCATCGTCGGCTCCTGTACGAACGGCGCCTACGAGGACGTCCTCCCGGCCGCGAAGATGCTCGAGGGTCGCGAGGTCAACAAGAAGACCGAGATGATCGTCGCTCCCGGCTCGAAGCAGGCCTCGGAACTGCTCGCCCGACAGGGCTGGGTCGCGGAGATGATGGCCGCCGGCGTCAACTTCTCCGAGGCGACCTGCGGCGCCTGCATCGGCATCGGCCACGTCCCGGCCTCCGACTCCGTCTCGGTGCGAACCTTCAACCGCAACTTCGAGGGTCGTTCCGGCATCGAGGACGACAACGTCTACCTCTGCTCGCCGGAAGTCGCCGCCGCTGCCGCGCTCAAAGGCGAGATCGTCGATCCACGCGACCTGTCCGACGAACTCGGCGACCTCGAGGCGCCCGGCTTCGAACTCGCCGAGGAGTACGACGCCTCGAAGGCCGACCTCATCACCCCCGACGAGGCCGTCGACGACGAGCTCGTCAAGGGCCCGAACATCGGCGAGGTACCCCTGCGCGACGGGATCGACGAGGACATCGCGGGTGAGGTCCTGCTCAAGATGGACGACAACATCACGACGGACCACATCATCCCCGCGACGCAGGACATCCTGATGTACCGCTCGAACATCGACAAGCTCTCCGAGTTCACCCTCAGCCGCGTCGACGAGACGTTCGCCGACCGCGCGGCCGAGGCCGACGGCGGCGTCCTGCTCGCCGGCGAGAACTACGGGCAGGGCTCCTCGCGCGAACACGCCGCGATGTGCCCGATGCACCTGGGCGTCGAGGCCGTCCTCGCCCAGAGCTTCGCCCGGATCCACCGCGCGAACCTCTTCAACTTCGGCATCGTCCCGCTCGTCATCGACGAGGACGCCTACGACGGCATCGACCAGGGCGACGAGGTCGAGATCGTCGAGGACGTCGAATCCGGCGTCTCCGAGGGTCGCTCGGAGTTCACCGTGACGGTCAACGGCGACGAGGAGTACACCGCGACGCTCGACGCCTCCCAGCGCGAGCGCGACATCCTCGCCGCCGGCGGCAAGCTCTCCTGGACCAAAGCGCAGGCCGAGGAGGGCGGGGCCGCCACCGCAGACGACTGA
- a CDS encoding Coenzyme F420 hydrogenase/dehydrogenase, beta subunit C-terminal domain: protein MTERDEPGVLAEPTNVDEPTDADVRTDGGSRPINVDESGNLGDVAFTEPAVGQSQDVDSPGADPTARPGVPEGVELDTPSYAIRSSMNDIDTPDAKTWFMELDEAVIEADRCIQCGTCVAACPSDSIGIGDDGKPELVKMCTGCSMCWDFCPRGGLRYERQWKITGGDDNVSGAGDPITEFSARVTEDWRRGAQDGGVVTSILSHLLDAGEIDGALVATESDEDPWKAESVLATTREELIESAGSFYNQTMALGTLDLSRWEHKLPDRDPADLSLAVVGTPCEIEGIRALQDFDWDLQAQEAGLQAVEYRIALMCTKNFNYQRLLGDELESKRGISPDEIGKMDVIEGEMRVYDEDLEPLLAEDVADFHDATLKGCDECADFTGYTADLTVGSVGSSDEFSSVIVRTERGLQAWELAEPDLEYHDLEDRSAIGKLQSWDKKQAFESLERPFDPDAPRFIEYADHAEWYETELNPHEADH, encoded by the coding sequence ATGACTGAGCGCGACGAGCCGGGCGTCCTAGCGGAGCCGACCAATGTCGACGAGCCGACGGACGCTGACGTCCGGACCGACGGCGGTTCGCGGCCGATTAACGTCGACGAATCGGGGAATCTCGGCGACGTCGCGTTCACCGAGCCCGCGGTCGGGCAAAGTCAGGACGTGGACAGTCCGGGTGCGGATCCGACGGCCAGACCCGGCGTGCCTGAGGGTGTCGAACTCGACACGCCCAGCTACGCGATCCGCTCGTCGATGAACGACATCGACACGCCGGACGCAAAGACGTGGTTCATGGAACTGGACGAGGCCGTCATCGAGGCGGATCGCTGTATCCAGTGTGGGACCTGCGTCGCGGCCTGTCCGTCGGATTCCATCGGGATCGGCGACGACGGGAAACCGGAGCTGGTGAAGATGTGCACCGGCTGTTCGATGTGCTGGGACTTCTGTCCGCGGGGCGGGCTGCGCTACGAGCGCCAGTGGAAGATCACGGGCGGCGACGACAACGTCTCCGGCGCCGGCGACCCCATCACGGAGTTCTCCGCGCGGGTCACCGAAGACTGGCGCCGCGGTGCCCAGGACGGCGGCGTCGTCACGTCGATCCTCTCGCACCTGCTCGACGCGGGCGAGATCGACGGCGCGCTCGTCGCCACCGAGTCCGACGAGGATCCCTGGAAGGCCGAATCCGTCCTGGCGACGACCCGCGAGGAACTGATCGAGAGTGCCGGGTCGTTCTACAACCAGACGATGGCCCTGGGCACCCTCGACCTCTCGCGGTGGGAGCACAAGCTGCCCGACAGAGATCCCGCGGACCTCAGCCTCGCCGTCGTCGGCACGCCCTGCGAGATCGAGGGGATCCGCGCGCTGCAGGACTTCGACTGGGACCTGCAGGCCCAGGAGGCGGGCCTCCAAGCCGTCGAGTACCGCATCGCGCTCATGTGTACGAAAAACTTCAACTACCAGCGGCTCCTCGGCGACGAACTCGAATCGAAACGAGGGATCTCGCCCGACGAGATCGGCAAGATGGACGTCATCGAGGGCGAGATGCGCGTCTACGACGAGGATCTGGAGCCCCTCCTCGCGGAGGACGTCGCGGACTTCCACGACGCCACGCTGAAGGGCTGTGACGAGTGCGCCGACTTCACCGGCTACACGGCGGACCTGACCGTCGGCTCCGTCGGTTCCTCCGACGAGTTCTCCTCCGTCATCGTCCGCACCGAACGCGGCCTGCAGGCGTGGGAACTCGCCGAGCCCGACCTCGAGTACCACGATCTCGAGGACCGAAGCGCCATCGGAAAACTCCAGAGCTGGGACAAGAAGCAGGCGTTCGAGTCGCTCGAACGGCCGTTCGACCCCGACGCACCGCGGTTCATCGAGTACGCCGACCACGCCGAGTGGTACGAGACCGAACTGAACCCCCACGAAGCGGATCACTGA
- a CDS encoding nitrite/sulfite reductase: MNAVEAYKREKHPLDVIEDVREYAEAGLSFAEIEARAGDGEWERLKWAGMYAHGKQDDYFMLRTKAPGGFVTPEQAEVVGEVADEYATAPEAFGGEQQNELWGDAFLDLTTRQDFQMHWIEVEDVPEIWERYDEVGLSTIQGCGDSARNVLGCPAAGLDDHECFDAQPVVDAVTDFFTGNREYANLPRKFKMTITGCKHDCAQSQINDVGLTPAKKDLGGEPHYGFHARVGGGLSDGPRMASDLDVFVRPEDAVEFCRAVAQTFKELGDRTNRGVCRMRYLVEQMGPDAFEDAVRDRCAVDLRERGVDRTEGYVGDHVGVHDQREDGLTYVGFNVVGGRMGGDEFVQAARAAREYGTDDASIRLATDQNFLITHVPEENVDDLLAEPFAADYQPDPGPFSRGAVGCTGSEFCNYGIIETKKRTKRWARELDERIDTPDDLEVVRVHMSGCSASCAQPQIADIGFRGETVKVDGDELAGDVTTNEEGDAIVEGMDVGLGGALGGDNGFLDWVETAVPAAAVVPALESLFEAYVDDRLDGERFYEWSRRTDNEHLRTIMRRADAPVSRGVAHDD, from the coding sequence GTGAACGCCGTCGAGGCGTACAAGCGGGAGAAGCACCCGCTCGACGTGATCGAGGACGTACGGGAGTACGCCGAGGCCGGGTTGTCGTTCGCGGAGATCGAAGCGCGGGCGGGCGACGGCGAGTGGGAGCGGCTGAAGTGGGCCGGCATGTACGCCCACGGGAAGCAGGACGACTACTTCATGCTGCGGACGAAGGCGCCGGGCGGGTTCGTTACCCCGGAGCAGGCCGAGGTCGTCGGCGAGGTCGCCGACGAGTACGCCACGGCACCCGAGGCGTTCGGCGGCGAACAGCAAAACGAGCTCTGGGGCGACGCCTTCCTCGACCTCACGACGCGACAGGACTTCCAGATGCACTGGATCGAAGTCGAGGACGTGCCCGAGATCTGGGAGCGCTACGACGAGGTCGGCCTCTCGACGATCCAGGGTTGTGGCGACTCCGCACGGAACGTGCTCGGCTGTCCCGCCGCCGGGCTGGACGACCACGAGTGTTTCGACGCCCAGCCGGTCGTCGACGCGGTGACGGACTTCTTCACCGGGAACCGCGAGTACGCGAACCTTCCCCGGAAGTTCAAGATGACAATAACGGGGTGTAAACACGACTGCGCGCAGTCCCAGATCAACGACGTCGGGCTGACGCCGGCCAAGAAGGACCTCGGCGGGGAGCCCCACTACGGCTTCCACGCCCGCGTCGGCGGCGGCCTCTCGGACGGGCCGCGGATGGCATCAGATCTCGACGTGTTCGTCCGCCCCGAGGACGCCGTGGAGTTCTGCCGCGCGGTCGCCCAGACGTTCAAGGAACTCGGCGACCGGACTAACCGGGGCGTCTGCCGGATGCGCTATCTCGTCGAGCAGATGGGACCCGACGCGTTCGAGGACGCCGTCCGGGACCGGTGTGCTGTCGACCTCCGCGAGCGCGGCGTCGACCGCACCGAGGGCTACGTCGGCGATCACGTCGGCGTTCACGACCAGCGCGAGGACGGCCTCACGTACGTCGGCTTCAACGTCGTCGGCGGTCGGATGGGCGGCGACGAGTTCGTCCAGGCCGCCCGCGCCGCCCGAGAGTACGGCACCGACGACGCGTCCATCCGACTCGCGACCGACCAGAATTTCCTGATCACCCACGTCCCCGAAGAGAACGTCGATGACTTGCTCGCCGAGCCGTTCGCCGCCGACTACCAGCCCGATCCCGGGCCGTTCTCCCGCGGCGCGGTCGGGTGTACGGGCAGCGAGTTCTGCAACTACGGCATCATCGAGACGAAAAAGCGCACGAAACGATGGGCGCGCGAACTCGACGAGCGGATCGACACCCCCGACGACCTCGAGGTCGTCCGGGTGCACATGTCGGGCTGTTCCGCGTCCTGCGCCCAGCCCCAGATCGCGGATATCGGCTTCCGCGGCGAGACCGTGAAGGTCGACGGCGACGAACTCGCCGGGGACGTGACGACCAACGAGGAGGGCGACGCCATCGTGGAGGGCATGGACGTCGGGCTCGGCGGGGCTCTCGGCGGCGACAACGGCTTCCTCGACTGGGTGGAGACGGCCGTGCCGGCTGCTGCCGTCGTCCCCGCCCTCGAATCGCTCTTCGAGGCCTACGTCGACGACCGGCTCGACGGCGAACGCTTCTACGAGTGGAGCCGCCGGACTGACAATGAACACTTGCGGACGATCATGCGCCGGGCGGACGCGCCGGTCTCCCGCGGGGTGGCTCACGATGACTGA
- a CDS encoding DUF1102 domain-containing protein — protein MQRRKFVIGMGALASGAAATIGTGAFTSVTAARDIDVEVADDASAYLRLKGANSHYVVDDGVGGTLEIDLSGDNPTPAGGTGVNPNAVTEFGDLFEIANQGTQTVTVEASKMGPHPDAVTFEDGNGTSLSDGIELDPGESAMISLTVDTTDGSIGHDEMLIDSVVFHAVA, from the coding sequence ATGCAACGACGAAAATTCGTCATCGGAATGGGAGCACTGGCATCGGGCGCGGCAGCGACCATCGGAACTGGGGCGTTTACCTCCGTGACTGCCGCCCGCGACATCGACGTCGAGGTCGCCGACGACGCTTCTGCGTACCTGCGACTGAAAGGGGCCAACTCGCACTACGTCGTCGACGACGGTGTGGGCGGGACGCTCGAGATCGACCTCAGCGGGGACAACCCGACGCCTGCAGGCGGCACGGGTGTGAACCCGAACGCCGTGACCGAGTTCGGCGACCTCTTCGAGATCGCGAACCAGGGGACCCAGACGGTCACCGTCGAGGCGTCGAAGATGGGACCGCACCCGGACGCCGTCACGTTCGAGGACGGAAACGGCACGTCGCTCTCGGACGGTATCGAACTCGATCCGGGTGAGAGTGCCATGATCAGCCTCACCGTGGATACGACGGACGGTTCGATCGGCCACGACGAGATGCTGATCGACTCGGTCGTCTTCCACGCGGTGGCCTGA
- a CDS encoding DUF5305 domain-containing protein codes for MTFDMTPQPDESTASRRLRVRAFLDEYRLHLVVGLLLVVLIGGWLSYGAYAAQSETTEQRAVDTWSLTGAFDHGGEVTESTTLYRQGTRLEDRPRYFTAVTPTLDGEYGLSYEASSGTADVDLAVTRVVRSVDGETVFWTSTDPVATVNRTGVGPGEAVTVHVEVSVAETIDRIETIESELGARPGETEVFLQVTASVDGTVSGSQRSVVERHRIPIAIDGGSYAVEDERFEEAYRDTETVAVTAHSGSLRSVGGPLLLVGGLAGLGGVAVASRRLRRPTAVEREWLAYRDDVETHGDLVTTASLPPAVSDRPQAPVDSLAELAHLAIDLRAALHYDPIEEQYIVICDEVCYRFEPPSAPWNRKERIGDGTRAGAGERASTDAGIAFPPGEGVADDASTRSDAEPTHTIAIDRTGSATDAEEASADAPGLNANAFTVDGMPVYSGTGTETGDESGDRPSKSDDSSARSSDRDSLEVEPAVDTDATDP; via the coding sequence ATGACCTTCGACATGACACCCCAGCCGGACGAATCGACGGCGTCGAGACGGCTCCGTGTGCGCGCATTCCTCGACGAGTACCGACTCCATCTGGTGGTAGGACTTCTCCTGGTCGTCCTGATCGGTGGCTGGCTGAGTTACGGCGCGTACGCCGCCCAGTCCGAGACGACGGAGCAGCGAGCCGTCGACACCTGGTCGCTCACCGGAGCGTTCGACCACGGCGGTGAGGTCACCGAATCGACGACGCTCTATCGGCAGGGAACACGTCTCGAGGATAGACCGCGATACTTCACCGCCGTCACGCCCACCCTCGACGGCGAGTATGGCCTGTCCTACGAGGCCTCGAGCGGAACGGCCGACGTCGACCTGGCGGTAACGCGAGTCGTCCGCTCGGTGGACGGGGAGACGGTCTTCTGGACGTCGACGGATCCGGTCGCGACGGTCAATCGGACCGGCGTGGGCCCGGGCGAGGCAGTCACCGTCCACGTCGAGGTATCCGTCGCCGAGACGATCGACCGAATCGAGACGATCGAATCGGAGCTCGGAGCGAGACCCGGCGAGACCGAGGTGTTCCTCCAGGTCACCGCCTCCGTCGACGGCACGGTGTCGGGATCGCAGCGGTCGGTCGTCGAGCGCCACCGCATCCCCATCGCGATCGACGGCGGCTCGTACGCGGTCGAAGACGAGCGGTTCGAGGAGGCCTATCGGGACACGGAGACCGTCGCCGTGACCGCGCACTCGGGATCGCTTCGGTCCGTCGGCGGCCCGCTCCTCCTGGTCGGCGGGCTCGCAGGACTCGGGGGCGTCGCCGTCGCGTCGCGGCGGCTTCGTCGACCGACGGCAGTCGAACGCGAGTGGCTCGCGTATCGGGACGACGTCGAGACCCACGGCGACCTCGTGACGACGGCCAGCCTCCCACCCGCCGTCTCGGATCGCCCACAGGCGCCGGTCGATTCCCTGGCGGAACTGGCACACCTCGCGATCGATCTTCGGGCTGCCCTGCACTACGACCCGATCGAAGAACAGTACATCGTTATCTGCGACGAGGTCTGTTACCGGTTCGAACCCCCGTCAGCGCCGTGGAACCGCAAAGAACGAATCGGTGACGGCACCCGGGCCGGAGCCGGCGAGCGCGCGTCGACTGACGCAGGTATCGCCTTCCCGCCCGGCGAGGGCGTGGCGGACGACGCGTCGACACGGTCCGACGCCGAGCCGACGCACACCATCGCTATCGACCGGACGGGATCTGCCACCGATGCCGAAGAGGCGTCCGCCGATGCGCCCGGTTTGAACGCGAACGCGTTCACAGTGGACGGAATGCCCGTGTACTCGGGGACGGGTACCGAGACGGGAGACGAATCGGGGGACCGCCCCTCCAAATCCGACGATTCCAGCGCACGGAGTTCCGATCGTGACTCGCTCGAAGTCGAACCGGCGGTCGACACCGACGCGACGGATCCGTGA